A genomic window from Candidatus Denitrolinea symbiosum includes:
- a CDS encoding divalent metal cation transporter: protein MKQTTDKPVQKDRKTVQSARDVLSGKSKKGFFARLMPFLGPAFIASVAYVDPGNFATNIQGGAKFGYMLLWVILASNLMAMLLQSLSAKLGIATGHNLAEHCRNQFSRPVVIGMWVIGELVAIATDLAEFLGAALALNLLFGMPLFAAGLLTAVITFLILGLERYGFRPLEAVITALVAVVAVSYLIETFLSKPDWGAVTYHLFVPQFQGTESVLLATGILGATVMPHALFLHSALTQDRIVARNPKQQQTLFRYELIDVFIAMGLASMINISMLMMAASTFYFHGLTEIGAIEEAHRTLEPLLGGAASLVFGISLLASGLSSSSVGTMAGQVIMQGFLHRHIPPWVRRLITIIPSLIVIGIGLEPTRTLVISQVVLSFGLPFAVIPLVMFTSDKKIMGTLVNRRITTVIASIVAAFIILLNIFLLHQIFFSG, encoded by the coding sequence ATGAAGCAGACAACAGACAAGCCCGTCCAAAAAGACCGCAAAACCGTCCAATCCGCGCGGGACGTGCTTTCGGGCAAAAGCAAAAAGGGATTCTTCGCGCGGCTGATGCCGTTCCTCGGTCCCGCCTTCATCGCCAGCGTGGCCTACGTGGACCCGGGCAATTTCGCCACCAATATTCAGGGTGGCGCGAAATTCGGATACATGCTATTGTGGGTCATCCTCGCCAGCAACCTGATGGCGATGCTCCTGCAATCGCTCTCCGCCAAACTCGGGATCGCCACCGGACACAACCTGGCTGAACATTGCCGCAACCAGTTCTCCCGCCCCGTCGTGATCGGGATGTGGGTCATCGGCGAACTGGTCGCCATTGCCACCGACCTGGCGGAGTTCCTCGGCGCGGCGCTGGCGCTGAACCTGCTCTTTGGGATGCCGCTCTTCGCGGCGGGGTTGCTGACGGCAGTCATCACCTTCCTCATCCTCGGGCTGGAGCGCTACGGCTTCCGCCCGCTGGAAGCGGTCATCACCGCGCTGGTGGCGGTGGTGGCGGTCAGTTACCTCATCGAGACCTTCCTTTCCAAGCCCGATTGGGGCGCGGTGACGTATCACCTGTTCGTCCCGCAATTTCAGGGAACGGAAAGCGTCCTGCTGGCGACGGGCATCCTCGGCGCGACGGTGATGCCGCACGCGCTCTTCCTCCACTCCGCGTTGACGCAGGACCGCATCGTCGCCCGCAACCCCAAACAGCAGCAGACGCTCTTCCGCTATGAATTGATCGACGTGTTCATCGCCATGGGACTCGCCAGCATGATCAACATCTCCATGCTGATGATGGCCGCCTCTACATTTTATTTCCACGGGCTGACCGAGATCGGCGCCATCGAGGAGGCGCATCGCACGCTCGAACCATTGCTGGGCGGCGCGGCCTCGCTGGTCTTCGGCATCTCCCTGCTCGCCTCGGGACTCTCCTCCTCGTCCGTCGGCACGATGGCGGGACAGGTCATCATGCAGGGATTCCTGCATCGTCACATCCCGCCGTGGGTGCGGCGGCTGATCACCATCATCCCATCGTTGATCGTCATCGGCATCGGGCTGGAGCCGACGCGCACGCTCGTCATCAGCCAGGTCGTGTTGAGTTTCGGCCTGCCGTTCGCGGTCATCCCGCTCGTCATGTTCACCAGCGATAAGAAGATCATGGGGACGCTGGTCAATCGGCGCATCACCACCGTCATCGCCAGCATCGTGGCCGCGTTCATCATTCTCCTCAACATCTTCCTGCTTCACCAGATCTTCTTCAGCGGATAA